In the genome of Manduca sexta isolate Smith_Timp_Sample1 unplaced genomic scaffold, JHU_Msex_v1.0 HiC_scaffold_3704, whole genome shotgun sequence, one region contains:
- the LOC115451602 gene encoding LOW QUALITY PROTEIN: antitrypsin (The sequence of the model RefSeq protein was modified relative to this genomic sequence to represent the inferred CDS: inserted 3 bases in 2 codons; deleted 1 base in 1 codon), translating into KRNSRNILKTANNVFLSENFNLNPQFKRIAVNNFDSDLTPTYFGKPALAAQNINSWIASKTNDKIDKLVSPDDLSGNTQMVMVNAVYFKGLWEIPFREQATQKRNFTLNXGEKKVASFMQTRRYFKAGTHKPAMAKVVVLPFEYNEYSLIVVLPLKSSNVDALLSSLSMEDVASFLDLPPKDVALELPKFSIKADINLEPVLNKMGVSSIFTQQAELYNLGSHGSLSPQVSSALHSAVLTIDERXGSAAAATSFAAVALSYDEPSLYFRANKPFLAILWDNRSSIPLFMARIMDPTVRIFGNSLSIKLI; encoded by the exons aAACGCAATTcaagaaacattttaaaaacggCCAACAACGTGTTCTTAAGCGAAAATTTCAACTTAAACCCGCAGTTC AAAAGGATAGCCGTTAACAACTTTGATAGTGATTTGACACCGACTTATTTTGGAAAACCAGCTCTGGCCGCCCAAAATATCAACAGCTGGATTGCTTCCAAGACTAATGATAAAATTGACAAACTTGTTAGCCCag atGATCTCAGTGGAAATACGCAGATGGTGATGGTGAATGCTGTATACTTCAAGGGGTTGTGGGAGATTCCATTTAGGGAACAAGCCACACAAAAACGCAATTTCACCTTAA GGGGTGAAAAGAAGGTGGCATCGTTTATGCAAACACGTCGTTATTTCAAAGCTGGAACTCACAAGCCTGCTATGGCGAAAGTGGTTGTTTTACCCTTCGAG TACAACGAATACTCTCTTATCGTCGTCTTACCGCTTAAATCATCTAATGTTGACGCACTTCTTTCATCACTTTCCATGGAAGATGTGGCCAGTTTCCTGGATTTACCACCCAAAGACGTGGCACTGGAATTACCTAAGTTTTCTATCAAAGCCGATATTAATTTGGAACCAGTTTTGAATAAG ATGGGTGTATCCAGCATTTTTACCCAACAAGCGGAACTTTATAATCTTGGATCACATGGCTCGCTGTCTCCTCAAGTTTCATCAGCTTTGCACTCAGCTGTTCTAACAATCGATGAGAG GGGATCGGCGGCTGCCGCTACATCTTTCGCAGCTGTAGCATTATCTTACGATGAGCCTTCATTATATTTCAGAGCCAACAAGCCTTTCCTGGCTATATTATGGGATAATAGATCGTCTATTCCTCTATTTATGGCAAGAATAATGGATCCTACAGTGAGGATCTTTGGTAATTCattgtcaataaaattaatatag
- the LOC115451606 gene encoding LOW QUALITY PROTEIN: facilitated trehalose transporter Tret1 (The sequence of the model RefSeq protein was modified relative to this genomic sequence to represent the inferred CDS: deleted 1 base in 1 codon): YFQLLSCMSPNLLLLDLGMAISFATIALPDLLNAKDGLSLTETQASWFGSISYLTQPFGALLSGPIVDYFGRKKANFLVNIPHLVAWVLMYFAWDLPTLFIANALLGLGTGVMEAPINSYVGEIGEPSIRGALCTVTQLFTSIGVLLMYYLGTVVSWRTASLICLAAPLASMLLILFVPETPVWLLSQVQERRALKALCYLRGWTTPEHVQNEYTQLVVYTKNLKRCVICKTDDLKILDCEHLKINRIQRFILRFRYVFLAKETLRPLTLVMLYFMFYVMSGLTPIRPNMVNVCTEAFGMADDGKNIVLTVGIITFITSIVVIGIIKMAGKRKLILTAMLGTAISCTALSVYAKLNLDDSVFSYNSDTFPTNTSYIPLTLFYLLTVFTGLNIPWVLLGEVFPFRSRASAQGFAAAWNYVVTFLGSKTYIDLEKSVRLWGTFAVYAGFGFVGTIYLYFFMPETEGKHLHEIENYYSGKLRIFADDPFINFFKRFKRK; the protein is encoded by the exons TATTTCCAGTTACTATCATGCATGTCTCCAAACCTGCTACTCTTGGATCTCGGAATGGCGATCAGTTTCGCTACAATCGCTTTACCAGATCTGCTGAACGCAAAGGACGGATTGTCCCTGACAGAAACACAGGCATCATGGTTCG GAAGTATATCGTATTTAACGCAACCTTTTGGCGCCCTTCTGTCTGGACCCATTGTGGACTACTTCGGAAGGAAGAAAGCCAATTTTTTGGTGAACATTCCTCATCTAGTAGCGTGGGTGCTCATGTATTTCGCATGGGATTTACCCACATTATTCATAGCTAACGCCTTGTTAGGTTTAGGCACTGGTGTTATGGAAGCACCAATTAATTCTTATGTTGGAGAAATTGG TGAACCATCAATACGAGGTGCATTGTGTACTGTGACACAATTATTTACTTCAATAGGAGTGCTCTTAATGTACTATCTGGGCACAGTAGTCAGTTGGAGGACGGCATCTCTCATTTGTTTAGCAGCACCACTTGCTTCGATGCtgttgatattattt GTGCCAGAAACTCCAGTATGGCTTTTGTCTCAGGTGCAGGAGAGAAGG GCACTCAAAGCCCTGTGCTACCTTCGTGGGTGGACGACGCCAGAACACGTTCAAAACGAGTACACCCAACTGGTAGTCTACACAAAGAACTTGAAACGTTGTGTGATTTGCAAGACTGATGATTTGAAAATACTAGATTGTGAACATTTGAAGATTAACAGAATTCAGAG GTTCATCCTTAGATTTAGATACGTATTTTTAGCCAAAGAAACACTTAGACCTTTAACGCTAGTGATGTTGTATTTTATGTTCTACGTGATGAGTGGACTCACTCCGATCCGCCCAAATATGGTGAATGTGTGTACAGAGGCATTCGGCATGGCAGACGATGGAAAGAATATTGTG TTGACAGTTGgtataataacattcataacCAGCATTGTTGTGATCGGAATCATCAAAATGGCAGGAAAGAGGAAATTAATACTCACCGCCATGCTTGGGACAGCAATCTCTTGCACAGCCCTCAGTGTGTACGCGAAACTCAACTTAGATGATTCTGTATTCTCATATAACTCGGATACTTTTCCAACTAATACCAGTTATATACCGTTGACACTGTTTTATCTTTTGACTGTGTTTACTGGACTCAATATACCTTGGGTGCTACTTGGAGAAGTGTTTCCGTTCAG gagTCGCGCGTCAGCTCAAGGATTCGCAGCGGCTTGGAACTACGTCGTAACTTTTTTGGGCTCGAAGACTTATATAGATCTTGAAAAGAGCGTAAGATTATGGGGTACCTTCGCTGTATACGCTGGCTTCGGGTTCGTGGGTACCATCTACCTTTACTTCTTCATGCCAGAAacagaaggaaaacatcttcaCGAAATTGAGAACTACTACAGTGGAAAACTCAGAATATTCGCAGACGACccatttataaatttctttaaaaggTTTAAGAGGAAATGA